In the genome of Rhodoferax fermentans, one region contains:
- a CDS encoding TetR/AcrR family transcriptional regulator yields the protein MATESNSTKDHILDCGERLIAHKGFVGVGLSEILSAAGIPKGSFYHYFSSKERFGEVLLTRYIDTYLARLDNLFKPDGTPARQRLMTYWSYWNVSQCDIGADSCDAVAAGSKCLIVKLSAEVADISEAMRLTLRGGTDRVVSRIAQCLEDARADGSVALSLDAANTALTLYELWLGASLLAKLRRDASPFEHALMATEQVLGSTAR from the coding sequence ATGGCAACCGAATCCAACAGCACCAAAGACCACATCCTGGATTGTGGTGAGCGTTTGATTGCGCACAAGGGTTTTGTGGGCGTCGGATTGTCCGAGATATTGAGCGCGGCCGGTATCCCCAAGGGCTCGTTCTACCATTACTTCAGCTCCAAGGAGCGTTTCGGCGAGGTCTTGCTGACCCGTTACATCGACACGTATCTGGCCCGGTTGGATAACTTGTTCAAGCCTGATGGCACACCAGCACGGCAACGCTTGATGACCTACTGGTCTTATTGGAACGTCAGCCAATGCGACATCGGCGCGGACAGCTGCGATGCTGTTGCTGCGGGTAGCAAGTGCCTGATTGTCAAACTCAGTGCCGAGGTGGCCGATATTTCCGAAGCCATGCGCCTGACCTTGCGGGGTGGGACCGACCGTGTGGTCAGCCGAATTGCCCAGTGCCTGGAAGACGCGCGCGCCGATGGTTCTGTGGCCTTGTCCCTGGATGCGGCCAATACCGCCCTGACGCTTTATGAGCTGTGGCTGGGCGCCAGCCTGCTGGCCAAATTGCGCCGTGATGCATCCCCTTTTGAACACGCCTTGATGGCAACGGAACAAGTGTTGGGTTCAACTGCCCGTTAA